In Aspergillus chevalieri M1 DNA, chromosome 7, nearly complete sequence, the sequence TTCTTTTGTGTCTGGCTAGGTTATGTACCTTGGCCTTGGAAGGCCCAGGCACGGTGATACCCCATGAGAGAAGGTGAAACTACGACCAGACGGCGAGGATGACCCGGTTTCCGGGTTCAGACCAAGGCAATTGTCAAAGCCGCGTCCAGAAAAAGAACACAGCATCCAAAATAATAAAAGTAGGGCTTCTTCGCAGGCCCCAAAGACTCATTCTTCAAATAAAGACTCCATTGTATACAAACGTAGACTGATTGACTATACATATCTAtacacaaccacaacaactAAACTTATGCACATTGAGTTAAAGCCCAATCAAACCACCCAGAAGAAGACTAACCCGAAAGCAAGAGAATGAAGGAAAGTAAGAAGAGAAAATCCCAAATATACACCATTCCAAACCAAACTCCACATAAAGTCAACCGCCAGCCTTCGTCCCATTTCCCATCGTAATCGTCCACTCACCAAAATCAAGCGCAAAGTTCGCCTGCACCCCCGACCTACTCAAATCCACATCATAGTTCCCACCATTTGATGTCGAGTACGTACTCTTCAGATAGTGTCGGATATCCTCTTCTGATTGAATTGCTGCGTTGAGCGTGCCTGTCATTTCGAAGATGTAGAGGATGGCGACTTGGGAAAACGTGAGGGCTTTTTGTGGCACGCTTGTGGCTGTAGATGTGGGGTTTGATGTAGATGTAGATGTAGGAGACGTAGTTGGGGTGGTTGTTTGGGCCGTGGTTGTTGGTGCTGAGGTAGTTGATGTTTCAGAGgatgatgttgttgacgTTTCCTGAGGCGGCGGGGATGCGGTCGTGATATCAGTAGCTGTGGGTAAGGGCTCAGCTGTTGGAGAAGAGTCGTCAAAGATGATGCCGTTTATTGTAGCGACGGCATCACGAGCAGCGAGGGTTTGCGATGCCAGGTCATCCAGCTGTACAGGGAAGAACCGACGTGTCTTGCTTGAAACATCATTGATTGATACGAGCTCGTTCTGCGTCGTACACGAGACATTGCTCTTGCTAAAAAGAGCCATAATGGTAACCGGATCAAGGCGAATATTGAATGTCTCCTGAGAGTCCTGGAACAACTGCGGCAAACCACTACCCATCGTCGCGGTTTTTGATGTCGAACCCCCGTCGATATCAGTCGTGGTACAGCTACTGTCACCCGCGATAGTACACTGAGATCCTGTATACCCATTCGTACAAACGCAAGAACAAACAGATCCGCTGGAGACGCTAAAACCCCCGTTTTTACAGGGGTGGGATGCTTCACATGTTGATTCGTTATTCGCTCTGTCCTTGGGAACTGCAACGAGGAAGATCGGGAGGAGGACAGCGAGGGTTATGATAATGATGACTGCGACGCAAATCAGGATGAATAGCCAGAGGGGCATTCCGCAGCAGCGGCGTGAACGTTTTGCCGGTTTCTCCTCGGCTTCGCCGTGATCAGAGTGCGAGTTTAGAGTTTCTATGTTGTGCAATGTTGACCGCCTCAAGAACATGGGCCAAGACGAATATCCTTCTGTGTTACGTcgtggagggggagggaaaTTTTCTAGAGTATCCTGCAGAGATCCGGAGTTGCGATGACGATCTTCAAGTTGTTAGTTTAACTGGTACATCTAGTCGTTGGTTCGTACTTACTCCACGGTAGACTCCGAGAATCGTTGCTGCTACTCAGGTTGTCATTCCCACTTGCCGTTCTCCCATGATCTAAATGTGAAGCGAGTTTAGTTGCCCGCCGGATCAGATCAGGCAAGCTTGTTAAGCTGCCCCGAGCTTGGGCATCACGGACTGCGTCCATGTCCAGACGCGGAGGCCTGCGTGCGCCTGGTCTTTTGTCGCTCATCGTAGGCGCAGCTCTAGGTAACCCCGGTTGATTTCCCGGGTCATGCTGGAACTCAGGGCGTGGTTGGCCAATATCCAAGACGAATGCTCCTTTTTCGAGATCGAATTCGTAAGAACGATCCGAGAGGCTAGAGTATGACTCCTTTGGACTGGGGACTGGAGCTCTCAAATCCTCATCTGCAGGTGTTCCAGATAGGGCTCGCCCGATAGTACTTGCTTCAAGTGCTCTAGACTGGCCCTCTGAAGGTGCAGGAGATTCCGAACTGGGCTTTCGAACCACACGCAGTGACGGTTTACCCCTTGTTCCAACGCTCGCGCTCCTCACTAGGCCTTCGCCATTCTCTTCGACAGGCTTTTTCGCTTCCTGGCAATCATCAGACTCATCATCTAGATATGTTCCAAGGATCTCGG encodes:
- a CDS encoding uncharacterized protein (COG:S;~EggNog:ENOG410PNCU;~InterPro:IPR000742;~TransMembrane:1 (o513-540i)), with product MNPNPMGNPGPLSELEKAPERKGSVQRARQMLEAGKRPRVQEPESSKDRRDVCSISSKALHMTQWPLPDNSTMPGNFLDPQASLIPRRPPPRRPPRPDAPSPSIYSERSAPGFAPSPLHSREPRQSFSQPSPYQNPSRIPPRDSPSPSGRSNPHVSIFNEDLSDTDSVLSILNYPLPPQQGRTAGLVPPPSNSVRHTFGRRSSVSPIPEELTESPTNVDDSYASSRAIPSDYGSPTHESEILGTYLDDESDDCQEAKKPVEENGEGLVRSASVGTRGKPSLRVVRKPSSESPAPSEGQSRALEASTIGRALSGTPADEDLRAPVPSPKESYSSLSDRSYEFDLEKGAFVLDIGQPRPEFQHDPGNQPGLPRAAPTMSDKRPGARRPPRLDMDAVRDAQARGSLTSLPDLIRRATKLASHLDHGRTASGNDNLSSSNDSRSLPWNRHRNSGSLQDTLENFPPPPRRNTEGYSSWPMFLRRSTLHNIETLNSHSDHGEAEEKPAKRSRRCCGMPLWLFILICVAVIIIITLAVLLPIFLVAVPKDRANNESTCEASHPCKNGGFSVSSGSVCSCVCTNGYTGSQCTIAGDSSCTTTDIDGGSTSKTATMGSGLPQLFQDSQETFNIRLDPVTIMALFSKSNVSCTTQNELVSINDVSSKTRRFFPVQLDDLASQTLAARDAVATINGIIFDDSSPTAEPLPTATDITTASPPPQETSTTSSSETSTTSAPTTTAQTTTPTTSPTSTSTSNPTSTATSVPQKALTFSQVAILYIFEMTGTLNAAIQSEEDIRHYLKSTYSTSNGGNYDVDLSRSGVQANFALDFGEWTITMGNGTKAGG